A stretch of the Nicotiana tabacum cultivar K326 chromosome 6, ASM71507v2, whole genome shotgun sequence genome encodes the following:
- the LOC107794851 gene encoding LOB domain-containing protein 23-like, translating to MTSTRCAACKQLRRRCPSDCIFLPYFPPNNPQRFSCVHRIYGASNVGKMLQQVQEHQRADVAGTLYYEAYCRIKDPVYGCVGIVTVLHEEIYQLQSQMAKVQAEIDLHKAQSPVQGQQQVEFSANSLADQNGVYTSSPSLFDPSFH from the exons ATGACTTCCACTCGTTGTGCAGCTTGCAAACAATTAAGAAGAAGATGTCCTTCAGATTGTATCTTTTTACCATATTTTCCTCCAAATAATCCACAAAGATTTTCTTGTGTTCATAgaatttatggtgctagcaatGTTGGAAAGATGCTCCAG CAAGTACAAGAGCATCAACGAGCGGATGTGGCAGGCACGTTGTACTATGAGGCATATTGCAGAATAAAGGATCCAGTTTACGGTTGTGTTGGGATCGTTACTGTTTTACATGAAGAAATCTACCAATTACAAAGCCAAATGGCTAAAGTACAAGCTGAAATTGACTTGCACAAAGCTCAGTCACCAGTTCAAGGACAACAACAAGTTGAATTTTCTGCTAATTCATTGGCTGATCAAAATGGAGTTTATACTTCATCGCCATCTTT